From Longimicrobium sp.:
GTCTTCTGGGCCGGGAAGGCGTGGAGGAGGACGCGGTACGCCGCGGTCGCCGTGGCGGCGTCCTGCGAGGCGGACGGGTCGCCCGCGGGGAAGCCGAGGTAGCTCTCGTAGCGCCGGTCGATCGCGTTCAGCGCCTCGAACATGGCGAGGGCGGCTCGGGTGACGGCGCGGTCCTGGTCGGGGGTGCGCGGGGCCCCGGAAGCCTGCAGCGGGTTGTACAGCCGGTTGGCGAGCTCCCACCAGTCGCACACCGTGTCGGCGTACGCCGGCCGCGCGACGGCCAGGGCCGCGACCGCGGCGATTCGCAGATATGCTCGACGCATGGATGCTTCTCCTCTCCAGTGGTTGGGTCGTAAAGGGATTCGAGTCGCGGGCTGGAGCAGACGCGGTGGGCTTCGGACAAAGGACGCGCGCCTGCACCGACCCCGGAAGAGTACATCACGTGATCTGGTGATATACTCTAGTATAGCACTACATCACGCACAAGAATTTTGTTTCAGCTGTCACCCGGGGTGCAGTTCTGGGGTCGGGAGAGGTGCGAACGGCTGCTCGTCAGCCCGACGTCGGCTCGTGGCGAAGTGCCCGGCCGGCGTGGCGCTGCGGCTGTTCCTGTGTGAAAGAGTCCGGGGGAGGTGCGGCAGGGCGGGGGATCGCCCGGGGACCGGGCTCGGCGGCGGGCAGAGGAATAGAGGAGAAATTCTTCTGTTCCTCCGTCCGCCAGGACTTCGGGGGGATCGTCTATCGGTGTACCCGACGCGGGGCGCCGGCCGCAGCGTGCCTGAGCCTCAGATCGGCTCCCGGTACCGGCGCAGGCGCACCGCGGCGGCGATGAACACCGCGGCCAACGCCAGCCCGATCCAGAGCTCCGGCGAGCCCAGGAACCTGCCGGGAGTGGGCGACGGCAGCGAGTCGAACGGCATGCCGCCGCGCGGATGGCCGACGAACGCCTCCTCGTGCCAGCCGAGCAGCCGGTATCTCACCAGCGAGGCGACCCGCGTGGTGTCCATCGTGAGCTTCTCCAGCACGCCGAGCGCGAGCAGCGGCAGCACCGCCCACAGCGCCGCCGTGCGCCTCGCCCAGCCCGACACCAGCAGCAGGAAGCCGTAGATCGGCGCGTGCCAGAGCGCGACCGCCGCCAGCGCGTACAGCAGCGTCGCCCAGATCCGCAACAGCTGCAGCTCTCTCCACAGCGCGGCGACGCTCTGGCCCTGCACCAGCACCACGGCGGCGCTCAGCAGCAGCAGGACGAGATGCATCGCGACGATGACCGCGAAGGTGATCGCCGGCACGACCGCCAGCGGAATGCTCGCCTTCGACAGCACGGTCGTGAGATCCGACACCGGCAGCGACTTCCAGAACAGGATGCTGCGGTCGCGGCGCTCGCTGTTCAGCGCTTCCAGGCAGTAGAACACCGCGACGACGAACGCCGTCGCGAGCATCAGGAACCCCGCGAAGCTGTACGTGAGGGCGGCCGACCCCGGGCTCGCCGGGTCGTTCCCCAGCAGGCCGGGCACGTGCGACGGCATCGTGACCGCATGGACCACGAGCCCGACGACCAGGAAGGCGCCGACGCCCAGCGGCCCCAGGTAGATCGAGCGGTTCTCCCACAGCTCGCGCCGCAGCGACCAGTACAGGGGCCGGGTCGGCGCCAGGGCCGCGGGCGCGACCGGCGGCGAGCCGACCGCCGGCTCGAGCACGGCGTCCGGTGCGGCTTTCATCGCGCCGCTCCTCGTGCCTGGCCGGCCTGGCCGCCCACCACCGCGACGAACGCGTCGGCGATGCTGGGCGTGCGCACGTCGCCCAGCGCGGCGAGCTGGCGGCGGTCCGCGCCGTCGAACAGCAGGACGGTGCGGCCGAACATCTCCCGCTCGTGGATCGGCCCGAGCGCCCGCGCCTGGTCGGCGTGCCCGGGACGGACCATCACCTCCAGGTAGCGCGACTCGAATTCGTCCATGCTGCAGGCGAGCACGATGCGGCCGCGGTCCATGAACACAAGGTCGGTGAGCACGTGCTGGATCTCTTCCACCTGGTGCGTCGTCACCACGATGGTGCGGCCGCGGTCGAAGTAGTCGTCCAGCAGCGAGTCGTAGAACTGCTTGCGGTAGAGGAGGTCGAGGCCGAGCGTCGGCTCGTCGAGCACCAGCAGCCTGGCGTCGATGGCCATGACCAGGGCCAGGTGCAGCTGGACCACCATCCCCTTCGACAGGTCCCCGACCCTGCCCGTGCGGTCGATGTCGGTCTTCGCGAGAAACCCCTCCGCCTTCGCGCGGTCGAAGCGCGGATGCACGCCGGCGACGTAGTCGAGCGCCTGCGAGACCCGCAGCCAGCGCGGCAGCACGGCGACGTCGGAGATGAAGGAGACGTCGCGCATGAGCCGGTCGCGCTCGGTCCACGGGTCGCGCCCGAGCACGCTCAGCTCTCCGTGATGGGGGATGAGGCCGAGGATCGCGTTGAGCAGGGTGGTCTTGCCCGCCCCGTTGGGCCCGACGAGCCCGAGGATGCGGCCTTCCTCGACGCGCAGGTCCACGCCGTCCAGGGCGACGGTCCCGCCGAAGGCCTTGCGCAGGCCGCGAGCTTCGATGCATGCCATCGCTTCAGCGCTCCTCGTCGTCGGCGGCGGGCGCCGGGCGGCGGCTCATGGCGGCGTCCAGCAGCTCTTCCGGCGTCAGGCCGAGCCGCTGGATGGTGGCGTGGATCCTCGGCCACTGTTCCGCGAGGAACCTCTGGCGCTCGCCCTCCAGCAGCAGCCGGCGCGCGCCCGGCCTGACGAACATCCCGCGGCCCCGCTTCGTCTCCACGAGCTGCTCGTCGACCAGCTGTTGATAGCCCTTGAGAACCGTGAGGTGGTTGACCCGGTGCTCGGTCGCGACGCTGCGCACGGACGGCAGCGGATCGCCCTCCTCGAGCACGCCGTCGAGGATCATGGCGACGACGCGGTCCCGAAGCTGGCGGTAGATCGGCTGGCTGTCGTTCCACTCACCATCCATCCTGTATCCCGGCGAGCCGTTTCGAGAGTGGAGCGAGCGCTCGTTGCGGTCCGGGCACTCGCCTCGCGGGGAGGATCCGACGGCGGCGGCGCGGCCAGGAGGTTCGTACACGAGCGTTTCCG
This genomic window contains:
- a CDS encoding ABC transporter ATP-binding protein, whose amino-acid sequence is MACIEARGLRKAFGGTVALDGVDLRVEEGRILGLVGPNGAGKTTLLNAILGLIPHHGELSVLGRDPWTERDRLMRDVSFISDVAVLPRWLRVSQALDYVAGVHPRFDRAKAEGFLAKTDIDRTGRVGDLSKGMVVQLHLALVMAIDARLLVLDEPTLGLDLLYRKQFYDSLLDDYFDRGRTIVVTTHQVEEIQHVLTDLVFMDRGRIVLACSMDEFESRYLEVMVRPGHADQARALGPIHEREMFGRTVLLFDGADRRQLAALGDVRTPSIADAFVAVVGGQAGQARGAAR
- a CDS encoding GntR family transcriptional regulator, whose protein sequence is MDGEWNDSQPIYRQLRDRVVAMILDGVLEEGDPLPSVRSVATEHRVNHLTVLKGYQQLVDEQLVETKRGRGMFVRPGARRLLLEGERQRFLAEQWPRIHATIQRLGLTPEELLDAAMSRRPAPAADDEER